One genomic segment of Dysosmobacter sp. Marseille-Q4140 includes these proteins:
- a CDS encoding energy-coupling factor transporter transmembrane protein EcfT, giving the protein MAREILLSKKAETGLRLDPRTKLLLIFIISIFVMGGTGGEAMGLLRLVLCAIPALLLLFSKQFGKAVGYIVIFAAFYAVQISVLPHLTGILNFLVLFTTGFFCRILPSVAMAAYAVKTTTVSELISGMERIHMPKEVTIPLTVMFRFFPTVFQESEAISDAMKMRGIKLGGKKSSKILEYKLIPMITCSVKIGEELSAAAITRGLGAPVKRTNICQLKFNFADVVLILFCCFVVFWAIASPIISAGGILP; this is encoded by the coding sequence ATGGCGCGGGAAATTCTACTCAGCAAAAAAGCAGAAACAGGCCTGCGGCTTGATCCGCGTACAAAGCTGTTGCTCATCTTCATCATCAGTATTTTTGTCATGGGAGGGACAGGCGGAGAAGCTATGGGGCTACTCCGCCTTGTTCTTTGTGCCATTCCAGCTTTGTTACTGCTTTTTTCCAAACAATTTGGAAAAGCGGTTGGATACATTGTTATTTTTGCTGCTTTTTATGCTGTTCAAATCTCTGTCCTGCCGCATCTCACAGGAATATTGAATTTTCTTGTGCTGTTTACAACTGGTTTCTTTTGCCGCATTCTTCCCAGCGTTGCAATGGCGGCCTATGCTGTGAAAACAACAACAGTCAGTGAATTGATTTCCGGCATGGAAAGAATTCATATGCCTAAAGAAGTGACAATCCCCTTAACAGTCATGTTCCGCTTCTTTCCGACTGTTTTTCAGGAGTCAGAAGCAATCAGCGATGCTATGAAAATGCGGGGAATTAAGCTTGGAGGGAAAAAATCTTCAAAGATATTGGAGTATAAGCTGATCCCGATGATTACCTGCTCCGTGAAAATCGGTGAGGAACTCTCCGCTGCGGCAATTACCCGTGGTCTCGGCGCTCCTGTTAAACGCACAAACATTTGCCAGCTCAAATTTAATTTTGCCGATGTGGTGCTGATTTTGTTTTGCTGCTTTGTAGTGTTTTGGGCGATTGCTTCCCCGATAATTTCCGCAGGAGGGATTTTGCCATGA
- a CDS encoding L-2-amino-thiazoline-4-carboxylic acid hydrolase, with product MTYTYCERLMWAAIAPAAFRYLARQELGWDISALKQLSKQIYRQMVSRTPDIGSMMENPLRVCLTGGILWLSIYKAAEEKMSEKRFEGMVSASMRSPLVVAAFRGKAKTAFTLKAQYKRAATASLADADRNPFQWNAEVIFGRDAEEYTILYHQCGLCALGRQEGLPHLVPYLCALDTMSVDWMGGRLYRTKTLAAGGDCCDFYICKKGSRWDKERQGK from the coding sequence ATGACCTATACATATTGTGAAAGGCTGATGTGGGCTGCCATCGCTCCTGCCGCATTTCGGTATCTGGCAAGGCAGGAGTTGGGATGGGATATTTCTGCGTTGAAGCAGCTCTCTAAGCAGATTTACCGGCAAATGGTATCCCGTACCCCGGATATTGGCTCCATGATGGAAAACCCGTTGCGGGTCTGCCTGACTGGTGGAATTCTATGGCTGTCTATCTATAAGGCGGCAGAAGAAAAAATGAGTGAAAAGCGCTTTGAGGGCATGGTAAGTGCCAGTATGCGTTCTCCTCTGGTTGTGGCTGCCTTCCGGGGCAAAGCCAAGACTGCATTTACTTTGAAGGCTCAATATAAGCGAGCAGCGACTGCATCTTTGGCGGATGCAGATAGGAACCCCTTTCAGTGGAATGCCGAGGTCATCTTCGGCCGGGATGCAGAGGAATATACGATCCTTTACCACCAGTGCGGTCTGTGTGCCCTGGGCCGACAGGAGGGCCTTCCTCATCTGGTTCCCTATCTATGCGCTCTGGACACGATGTCCGTCGACTGGATGGGTGGGCGGCTCTACCGTACCAAAACGCTGGCGGCCGGCGGTGACTGCTGTGACTTTTATATCTGCAAAAAGGGTTCCCGTTGGGACAAAGAACGGCAGGGAAAATAG
- a CDS encoding helix-turn-helix transcriptional regulator translates to MIKDNNFLDKLYSEMIANSPRTCSMNVPSEMGTGRITQTTTKQGVVLSDWQMCYSSDVNVQGSNNETFLHIIFCLNDGISWNLMKGEHAVSIQKGESCIYKGRGEMEYSCYTKGSNFSFKSIKIPVSYFNQLLNSYFEEQEIAAYEKKLFSSVSKIKTTPSMERLLAELKDFVLYRGGLGYIYLDGKVLELISIYLSEVLELDILVSNSVPLSRTDRASLIEAKRIIDSNLSDAPSCLELSRQVQLSVSKLTKGFVNLFGSPVHSYIINQRLEKAAQLLTETEMTVGQVALSVGYSKPSNFSSAFQRKYGVLPKTYRETQILD, encoded by the coding sequence ATGATAAAAGATAACAATTTTCTCGATAAATTATATAGCGAAATGATTGCAAATTCTCCGAGGACTTGCTCTATGAATGTGCCATCAGAAATGGGGACGGGGAGGATTACTCAAACAACGACAAAGCAAGGAGTCGTACTTTCTGACTGGCAAATGTGCTATTCATCTGATGTGAATGTGCAAGGTAGTAATAATGAAACATTTCTTCATATTATTTTTTGCTTAAATGACGGCATTTCGTGGAACTTAATGAAGGGTGAACATGCTGTTAGTATTCAAAAAGGTGAGTCCTGTATATACAAGGGCAGAGGTGAAATGGAATATAGTTGCTATACAAAAGGTAGCAATTTCTCGTTCAAAAGCATCAAAATTCCGGTCTCCTATTTCAATCAGCTACTTAATAGTTATTTTGAGGAACAGGAGATTGCCGCATATGAAAAGAAATTGTTTTCTTCCGTTTCCAAAATAAAAACCACGCCTTCAATGGAGCGATTACTTGCTGAACTAAAAGACTTTGTTTTATATCGTGGTGGGCTGGGATATATCTATTTAGATGGAAAAGTTCTGGAGTTGATCTCCATATATTTAAGTGAGGTATTGGAACTTGATATTTTGGTAAGCAATAGTGTGCCCCTATCCAGAACAGATCGTGCTTCCCTAATTGAAGCCAAAAGAATTATTGACAGCAATTTGTCTGATGCGCCTTCTTGTCTGGAGTTAAGTAGACAGGTACAACTCAGTGTAAGCAAATTAACAAAGGGATTTGTTAATCTTTTTGGCAGCCCAGTACACAGTTATATTATCAATCAGCGATTAGAGAAAGCGGCTCAGCTTCTTACTGAAACAGAAATGACTGTTGGTCAAGTTGCACTTTCTGTTGGGTATTCAAAGCCAAGCAATTTTTCGTCAGCATTTCAAAGAAAATATGGTGTTCTACCTAAGACCTATCGAGAAACCCAAATCTTAGATTGA
- the mobC gene encoding plasmid mobilization relaxosome protein MobC, producing MVNRKRNIQMKFWVTEEEKRLIDEKMAQLPTKRYGAYLRKMAIDGYIIQVDTTDIKEMTKALGSIGRNINQIAKRVNAGGPTYQADMEEILERLEQIWQLQRRILLSQR from the coding sequence ATGGTAAACAGAAAGCGGAACATCCAGATGAAGTTCTGGGTGACGGAGGAGGAGAAGCGGCTCATCGACGAGAAGATGGCGCAGCTCCCCACAAAGCGGTATGGGGCATATCTGCGGAAGATGGCGATTGACGGATACATCATTCAGGTGGACACCACCGACATCAAGGAGATGACAAAGGCCCTGGGCTCCATCGGCCGGAACATCAATCAAATCGCCAAGAGGGTGAACGCCGGCGGCCCAACCTATCAAGCCGATATGGAGGAGATCCTGGAGAGATTGGAGCAGATATGGCAGTTACAAAGACGCATCCTATTAAGTCAACGCTGA
- a CDS encoding alpha/beta hydrolase, translating into MTLAEFRRVYPTAAFTVSSGKLFTYRYYQNPQAKATLVLLTGGIGLSDLFYKHFARFARDFSVLTFDYQLQFGDNGEFADAVAELLRHLKEKVWLVGQSLGGVVAQVIASRHPEVVEGLVLSNTCSLSGSMSKAGYQDLMKIIESQRKFKKWLAFLPFPLIKRMMRWAVMKKKTDGFTAQEKAAMEELCGAMMELLTKPYEQHMIDFLCDAEHYFGMTRNDFAPWEGRVLLILSEDDTTFTPACREDLIALMPSPTVVTDLTGGHLALMVRLEQYADLVTKFILERTP; encoded by the coding sequence ATGACACTTGCAGAATTTCGCCGGGTTTATCCAACCGCTGCCTTCACGGTCAGCAGCGGGAAACTCTTTACCTATCGCTACTATCAAAATCCCCAGGCCAAAGCCACGCTGGTCCTGCTCACGGGCGGCATTGGGCTGTCCGACCTGTTTTATAAGCACTTTGCCCGGTTCGCCAGGGATTTTTCGGTGCTGACCTTTGACTATCAGCTCCAGTTCGGGGACAACGGCGAGTTTGCCGATGCCGTGGCTGAACTACTCCGCCACCTGAAGGAAAAGGTCTGGCTGGTGGGACAGTCCCTGGGCGGCGTAGTGGCCCAGGTCATCGCCTCCCGCCACCCGGAAGTGGTGGAGGGGCTGGTCCTCTCCAACACCTGCTCGCTGTCCGGCAGCATGAGCAAGGCCGGGTATCAGGATCTGATGAAGATAATCGAAAGCCAGCGGAAGTTCAAAAAATGGCTTGCCTTCCTGCCGTTTCCGCTCATCAAGCGGATGATGAGATGGGCGGTGATGAAAAAGAAAACCGATGGCTTTACAGCCCAGGAAAAGGCCGCTATGGAGGAACTGTGCGGCGCTATGATGGAACTGCTCACCAAGCCCTATGAACAGCACATGATTGACTTTCTCTGTGACGCAGAACACTACTTTGGCATGACCCGCAATGATTTTGCCCCGTGGGAGGGGCGGGTGCTGCTGATTTTGTCCGAGGACGACACCACCTTCACCCCGGCCTGCCGGGAGGACCTGATCGCCCTGATGCCAAGTCCCACGGTGGTCACCGACCTGACCGGCGGCCACCTGGCGCTGATGGTGCGGCTGGAACAGTATGCGGATCTGGTAACAAAATTTATTCTGGAGCGGACACCATGA
- a CDS encoding ABC transporter permease, whose product MVQMLLAEGMLLCSLFWAFCWLGTGSDEKNIRNFSTYPDEVQKIVKARPELSGNIRQRGPAAIFAGNLLLFTALLFAMGLLTRQEYFAGNFLNTLLLGQALNLFDFLVIDLLWWRHTKRVRFSGTEESPELYADPRKHFYAFLRGVLLFLAVALINGYLLTWI is encoded by the coding sequence ATGGTTCAAATGCTGCTGGCAGAGGGTATGCTCCTGTGTTCCTTGTTTTGGGCTTTTTGCTGGCTGGGCACCGGGAGCGACGAGAAAAACATCCGTAATTTTTCTACTTACCCGGACGAGGTACAGAAGATTGTGAAAGCCCGCCCGGAGCTATCAGGAAATATTCGGCAGCGAGGTCCTGCGGCCATCTTCGCTGGAAATCTGCTTTTGTTTACTGCGCTCCTGTTTGCGATGGGGCTTCTCACCCGGCAGGAATATTTTGCAGGCAACTTTTTGAACACTCTGCTTTTAGGACAGGCGCTGAATCTGTTTGATTTTTTGGTGATCGACCTGCTTTGGTGGCGGCACACAAAACGGGTGCGGTTTTCCGGCACCGAGGAAAGTCCGGAATTATATGCGGACCCCCGCAAACACTTTTACGCTTTCCTGCGGGGAGTTCTTCTGTTTTTGGCTGTTGCTTTAATCAACGGGTATCTGCTCACCTGGATCTGA
- a CDS encoding methyltransferase domain-containing protein, translating to MKQHQKQQKIIRLGTHGEDYGSWMSNPVFYMIGGLLTLSAVLAALSFSMFHIAALGILFSVAAAALLALLIWCAWIRKQYAFGGGGMMERVHQVVLSHLDFDGQGQLLEVGCGSGALSIRAALTWPDAQITGMDYWGVAYGYGQAMCEKNAESEGVGFRCAFRHGDANKLDFPDESFDAVVSNYVYHNVMGADKQALLLETLRVLKKGGVFALNDDMKPKMYGDMDAFVQKLRDMGYEDVRLIDTATEVFGSRRRAGMMMLGDSRMLVGRK from the coding sequence ATGAAACAACATCAAAAGCAACAAAAAATAATCCGACTCGGCACCCACGGCGAGGACTACGGAAGCTGGATGTCTAACCCGGTTTTTTACATGATCGGTGGGCTGTTGACCCTGTCGGCGGTGCTGGCAGCGCTATCCTTTTCCATGTTTCATATTGCCGCGCTCGGCATCCTGTTCTCTGTTGCCGCAGCGGCGCTGCTTGCCCTGCTGATCTGGTGTGCATGGATACGGAAACAGTACGCTTTCGGCGGCGGAGGAATGATGGAGCGGGTCCATCAGGTCGTCCTCTCCCATCTGGATTTTGACGGGCAGGGACAACTTCTGGAGGTTGGATGCGGCTCCGGCGCACTGAGCATACGGGCGGCTCTCACCTGGCCGGACGCCCAAATCACCGGCATGGACTATTGGGGTGTGGCCTACGGCTATGGTCAGGCCATGTGCGAGAAAAATGCCGAGAGCGAGGGCGTCGGCTTCAGGTGTGCGTTCCGGCACGGGGATGCCAACAAGCTGGATTTCCCTGATGAGAGTTTCGACGCCGTGGTGAGCAACTATGTCTACCACAATGTAATGGGTGCGGACAAGCAGGCTCTGCTGTTGGAGACCCTGCGGGTGCTGAAAAAGGGCGGCGTCTTTGCGCTCAACGATGACATGAAGCCAAAAATGTACGGGGACATGGATGCCTTTGTCCAAAAGCTGCGGGACATGGGCTATGAGGACGTGCGCCTCATCGACACGGCCACGGAGGTCTTCGGCTCCCGCCGGCGGGCGGGCATGATGATGCTGGGCGACTCCCGGATGCTGGTGGGGCGGAAGTAA
- a CDS encoding relaxase/mobilization nuclease domain-containing protein has product MAVTKTHPIKSTLKAAIDYICNPDKTDGKLLVSSFGCTVETADIEFAWTRRHAIDKGTNLGRHLIQAFEPGEVTPEEAHRIGMELAREVLGGKYEFVLTTHIDRDHVHNHLIFNAVSFQDHRHYHSNKRSYHEIRRTSDRICKEHSLSVIVPGRDKGKSYIEHQAEQNGTSYKAKLRSAIDRLLPGCAGLEDLLRRLQREGYELKRGKYISARAPGQERFTRLKALGADYAEEALTARIAGRPSPSRQPKQRTGKPSLLIDIQNNIKAQQSAGYKHWATIENLKRAAETLNFLTEHGIGSLEDLSERCDGAAAATARVKADLRATEKEMERLTLTMKHAATYRQLRPLYEEYRQSRDKEKFLRGHEGEIILFEAAARELKRLDAVPLPATKRLRAEMDGLTARRTALQSEYRKAQREEREYDTLRQNVEALLEKPREAEPQRQRNHELE; this is encoded by the coding sequence ATGGCAGTTACAAAGACGCATCCTATTAAGTCAACGCTGAAAGCGGCCATCGACTATATCTGCAATCCAGACAAGACGGACGGGAAGCTGCTGGTGTCCTCCTTCGGCTGCACCGTGGAGACCGCCGATATTGAATTTGCATGGACCCGCCGCCATGCCATCGACAAGGGCACGAACCTGGGCCGGCACCTCATCCAGGCGTTTGAGCCTGGGGAGGTCACGCCGGAGGAGGCCCACCGGATCGGCATGGAGCTGGCGCGGGAGGTCCTGGGGGGAAAATATGAGTTTGTCCTCACCACCCACATAGACAGGGATCACGTCCATAACCACCTGATTTTCAATGCGGTCAGTTTCCAGGATCACCGGCACTACCACTCCAATAAGCGGAGCTACCATGAGATCCGCCGCACCAGCGACCGAATCTGCAAGGAGCATAGCCTGTCCGTCATCGTCCCAGGCCGGGACAAGGGCAAGAGCTACATCGAACACCAGGCGGAACAGAACGGCACCAGCTACAAGGCGAAGCTGCGCTCCGCCATCGACCGGCTCCTGCCCGGCTGCGCCGGCCTGGAGGACCTGCTCCGCCGCCTTCAGCGGGAAGGGTACGAACTGAAACGGGGCAAGTACATCTCCGCCAGGGCACCGGGCCAGGAGCGGTTCACCCGATTGAAGGCCCTGGGCGCCGACTACGCAGAGGAGGCCCTGACCGCCCGGATCGCCGGCAGGCCCAGCCCCTCCCGCCAGCCGAAGCAGCGCACCGGGAAGCCCAGCCTGCTCATCGACATCCAGAACAATATCAAGGCCCAACAGAGCGCCGGTTACAAGCATTGGGCAACCATCGAGAACTTGAAGCGGGCGGCGGAAACGCTGAACTTCCTGACGGAGCATGGCATCGGAAGTTTGGAGGACCTGTCCGAGCGGTGCGACGGGGCGGCAGCCGCCACCGCCAGGGTGAAGGCGGACCTCCGGGCAACGGAGAAGGAGATGGAGCGGCTGACCCTCACCATGAAGCACGCCGCCACCTATCGCCAGCTCCGTCCCCTGTATGAGGAATACCGCCAGTCCAGGGACAAGGAGAAGTTCCTCCGGGGGCATGAGGGCGAAATCATCCTGTTTGAGGCGGCGGCAAGAGAGCTGAAACGCCTGGACGCTGTACCCCTGCCCGCCACCAAACGGCTCCGGGCCGAGATGGACGGGCTCACCGCCAGGCGGACCGCCCTGCAATCGGAATATCGGAAGGCCCAGCGGGAGGAGCGGGAGTACGACACCCTCCGCCAGAATGTGGAGGCCCTGCTGGAAAAGCCAAGGGAAGCCGAACCGCAGAGGCAGCGGAATCACGAACTGGAATAG
- a CDS encoding MptD family putative ECF transporter S component produces MNSEKSKKGLEGKDLITIGIYTVIYVVIVMLVAMLGFIPIFIPLMAVLCPLIGGIPYMLYVTKAKKFGMTAIMGFLIGLIMVFFGNGYLTMATGLVGGLLADVILKKADYKSAKSTVLSCGVFSIWVFGNFAPIFLNRESYMVMLTEGYGAEYAATLNTYMPMWIAPILLVACFVFGIVGGLIGKAICKKHFQRAGIA; encoded by the coding sequence ATGAACTCAGAAAAATCGAAAAAAGGATTGGAAGGCAAAGACCTTATTACCATCGGCATTTACACTGTGATTTATGTTGTTATTGTCATGCTGGTGGCGATGCTTGGCTTCATCCCCATTTTTATTCCGCTGATGGCGGTGCTGTGCCCTTTGATCGGCGGCATTCCCTATATGCTGTATGTTACAAAGGCTAAAAAATTTGGGATGACCGCAATTATGGGTTTCCTGATTGGCCTGATTATGGTGTTCTTCGGCAACGGCTATCTTACTATGGCAACTGGTCTCGTTGGCGGCCTGTTGGCTGATGTGATCCTGAAAAAGGCTGACTACAAGAGCGCGAAAAGTACAGTCCTTTCCTGCGGCGTGTTCAGCATCTGGGTGTTTGGCAATTTTGCTCCCATTTTCCTGAACCGTGAAAGCTATATGGTAATGCTGACCGAAGGATACGGCGCTGAATATGCAGCTACCCTTAATACATATATGCCTATGTGGATTGCGCCTATTCTGCTGGTTGCCTGCTTTGTGTTTGGTATTGTTGGTGGTCTGATTGGAAAGGCCATTTGTAAAAAGCACTTCCAGCGTGCTGGTATTGCATAA